The following nucleotide sequence is from Aquarana catesbeiana isolate 2022-GZ linkage group LG08, ASM4218655v1, whole genome shotgun sequence.
ATGCTGGCAAATTTCTGCCACTGAAGTGCACACGGGCCAGACATCCATCTTTAGTAGCAGTTAAAGTGCACCTGGCGTTTTTAGCAGCAGACAGAACATCTAGAAACAGGAGGAAATGTAATTGCGGCACTTGTTTTTCTCCAACAGTgaacattttagtgtattttcctAGTCAGAGGGGTTTCTGAAGTCTTGTAATAGGTGGCCTCCTCCACCTAGTGCTCCATAATACCCAGCTAGGAGACTAGGTTGAGGGAGAGTCTGGTGCAAAGATGAAGTTGGAGAGAGTAAGAGCTGGTAGACTAGTGAAAGTTCCTGCTCTATTCCGTAACAGGTGAAATAGAGAAGAGCCAGCAGAAGGAGACCATGTTCAACTTGGCGCCTGGGTTTTGCCTTCAACTTTGAAAAGTGTGCGTAATATCAAACTCTTTTACGACCTGACCtcccatatggaaaaaaaaaaaaagcatcagtaATCCATGAAGCCAGGTCATCAGCATTCTGTCGAGACGTTCTTTCTGTCCATGAGGATCTTCTCACCAGTAAGTAAATTGTCTGCCCCTGCAGCATTGTGCGGCTGTTAAAAGCGGCCACTGCGTAGAAGAATAAAACATCCCAGAGCTCGCACATGTGCCCTTACTCCTCAaactcatgttttttgtttttattttaaacgcAGGAGGAGGAAGCTGTAGAGAGCTACTAATTTGTATGTATCCCAAGGTAGATCTTCAGATTTTGATCCCTTTGAATGCCATCTACCTTTGTCTCCTCCCATTTGTGATCACATGAATGTCGGCATTGCACAATGCTGTTTTTATCCTGCCCTCTCTGGGAAATGGAGTAAAACtgaatgtttggttttttttaatcCAGTCTCACTTATTTCATTTTGAGTGAAGACATAACAAACCGGCAAGTTGTCTGTCAAGTAGGAATAAAACTGACTAAAGCAGGATCTAAAAGGGTCATAACCAGATTCAAACTGCGTTCTCGCTCAAACGTTGTTCCTGATTTGGATGACCTGGTTAAAATATTCATCAACCAGTCTCTGCTTTTTCTTGTTCCAAAAAAAGGCCAAGTTGAGGGGAAAATCGGCAGGAGGGTGCGCCAAGGTTTTTACGCGTACCAGAATTCAGAAAACtgctaaagtattttttttttatccttagaATTCTAATTTCTTCTTGTGTATCCTTTCGAAATGTTTGGCCAAGCCCTCCTTCCTGGCAAAGACATTGCCGCACTCTATGCAGACAAAGGGCTTGTGGTCCGTGTGGGTCATTTTGTGTTTGGCCAGGTTGGACTGGTTGGCGAAGCCCCGGCCGCACTCCGGGCAGATATATGGCTTCTGGCCAGTGTGGATAATTCGGTGGGAGATGAGGTTGGACTGGTTGGCGAAGGCCTTGCCGCACTCAGCACACATGTACGGGCGCTCACCTGTGTGGATTACTTGGTGAGCGTTCAGGCAGGAGCGGCTGGCGAAAACCTTGCCACAGACGGTGCAAGAGAAGGGTTTCTCACCCGTGTGGATCCGGAGGTGCTTCACCAGTGCCGGGTTGTTGCTGAAGCACCGACCACACGCCGGGCACTCCactggcttctctccagtgtggacCTTGGCATGGGCCTTCAAGTTAAACTTGGTAACAAAGAGCTTGCCACACTCCgtgcaggaaaatggcttctcgccTGTGTGGACACGCTGGTGAGCAACCAGGCTGGGCTTGTATCGGAAACACTTGCCACACTCAATGCAGGTAAAAGGCTTCTCGTCCGAGTGGCAACGCTGGTGTTTGGTGAGATAGGAGTAGAGGCTGAACCCTTTGCCGCACTCTGAGCAGATGTACTGTTTCggcttgtctgctagttgcccatACTCATCAATTGGCAGGCATCCAGCTCTGGATGTCGTGGCTGAATCGCAAGAATCTTGATCATTCATGTCATAGCCTGGAGAGAAAAAGAACAGTTAAAGTTTGGCTCAACTCCAACCTTAAGTTAAAGGCATGGTTCACCttaaccaaaaaactgcctatacaggtaagaggcatctgtagataaaaacaagctgtgcagctttgacctGAGTTACATCATTCCCTTGCTATGAGTGTAGGCGatttacatacctcctgaagcctgactgaaaaactctcAGAGATTGCATTATCCTGTCccgccttgttgctaggatgttgctaataAACTCCCAGCTGTTCACCTTCACAatccatcacaggagtgagttctCAAACACTGAGCTGAGAGCTACTGTGTTGGGGAGAGAAAGCACATGTGAGGGGGATTAAATCAGAGACAGAGCTCCCTCCTGTGATGGCAGAGGTGAACAGTAAGAGCTAGGAGTGTCCTAGCAAAAAAGCCGGATGGGATGATGCAATCTTTGGATGTTTTTCAGCTGGGCTTTGGAAGGTACATAGATGGCCTACACCTACATACTGGATTTCAAGTTTTTGAATCATGGAGGCTCAACATCACATGTGGTAGCtaaggtggtctgcatgcaaatgcagcctgtcgAAGAACACCCAATCCTCAGACTGACATCCTCCTATCaaggtattttgatatttgcataactcctcacAGCAGCCAGCCCACTGACTGCATCATTGCTGAGGGCCCTTGAGAGGAGTACTGGGGCAGGGTGCAGTAAAgatttcaggaagccatgtacagcatcctcctggctcctcccaccagccatgatctacctGCATTGCAAAGCAGAGGGACCCAGTAATTACATGGGTCTTAAATAAGTATGCAATAAAAACAGAAGATTGTATTTAAAAATTCCAAAAGACCCATTCAATGGTAACCTTTATCAGTTGCTCTCCCAAATTACTACCAAGTGGAGATCAACAGAAGGCTGACAGAGATTGTAACTGTGGTCTGCTCTGCCCTGGCTGGAGATGCGCTTTAACTTCTATATTGAATTTCCACAGGTGCGTGGGAACACCCCCCAAGGTAGGTGAACATACCCAAACTCCAAAAATATTAGGGGCAAAATCAGAAACAACAAAGAAGACATTTTACTGAAGGagacccaaaaatatgtaaaacacAAGATGACTCGCTCAACCAAATCTTCTATAACCGAAAATTTTGGAATGGAGAGGATATTTTACTCATTTCTAATTGGCACCCGAGGGGGGAAAAAACGTACTAAATTCTTCAGTGCTGATTTCCTTCATACTGTGCCAAGCCAACCATTTTCAAAGACCAAGTTGATATAAGCTGCAGCTTCACTTACCATAATCGATATCCACAGGCTCCTGCTCCTCTTTGATCTGCATCTCATCCGCTTGCTCTGTCTGCGTCGCCACCTCATGACCGTCCTCATCTAGCTGAGGGTTAAGCAGTAGAATTTGTATTAGTCTCCAATTTTTTAcatttgaatatttaaaaaaaaattactcaaaATTGTGGAGAGCATTGGGTCTACCTGGTCCTCTTGGTGGGTGCCATACTCTTCctgttcttcctcttcttcctccttgaAGTACTGCTGGGCTGCGTTGTAATAGCCTGTATCTTCACACCGGTCTCTGTAGTCATCTTCTGCACAACTGTGCGGAGAATCCTCAACTTCCTGTTTAATACTCTGCAGGCAGTGAGGTGTGAAGGAGAGGTGTGGACTCGGACTCCTCTTCGCTCTGCTCCTGATTTCGTCTGTAGGCAAAAAAACATGTTCTCTGCTTTTCCTTTATACCAGATTTTTAGATTACAAAATAACCAGAGCTAGGTTCCCGATATAAGCCTGAAGGAGCTAGGTTCCCGAGATAAGCCTGAAGGCGCTAGGTTCCCGAGATAAGCCTGAAGGCGCTAGGTTCCCGAGATAAGCCTGAAGGCGCTAGGTTCCCGAGATAAGCCTGAAGGCGCTAGGTTCCCGAGATAAGCCTGAAGGCGCTTGGTTCCCGAGATAAGCCTGAAGGAGCTAGGTTCCCGAGATAAGCCTGAAGGAGCTAGGTTCCCGAGATAAGCCTGAAGGAGCTAGGTTCCCGAGATAAGCCTGAAGGAGCTAGGTTCCCGAGATAAGCCTGAAAGAGCTAGAATCCCGAGATAAGCCTGAAGGAGCCAGGTTCCAGAGATAAGCCTGAAGGAGCCAGGTTCCCAAAATAAGCCTGAAAGAGCTAGAATCCCAAGATAAGCCTGAGGAAGCTAGGTTTCTGAGATGAGCCTGAAGGAGCTAGGTTGCTGAGATAAATCTGAAGACCGCCAGAAGGAGTCCACCAATGGAGGACTCTAATTATCTCAGTACATTTCTCCTTATAGCCAGCTCAATAAACACATGAGTTTGACTTATACCTAAAcaagatgggcattgataag
It contains:
- the LOC141104701 gene encoding uncharacterized protein isoform X1 is translated as MEKDKMDVTRRFFSLTLEIIYLLTGEDFTVVRESGELISRRMNCTVSHGSNDSQGATVGLKPLVPTGEIKNDNILKLTSKIIHLLTGEVRRFVGRVDGSNEDIIEDSQFSPPLDGSSNRNPPGRCPRPLYSRDSSEEDKEDHSMEQDDDHDDNVISIKVEDEEDPYMRGSEKKSPLEISTDGSSNGNTPERHPRPLHSRDSTPCGYQAENPELVIVPHAEDGDDDMKGNRTSEVIPGLCRAGDAEMEDRKPLLDEIRSRAKRSPSPHLSFTPHCLQSIKQEVEDSPHSCAEDDYRDRCEDTGYYNAAQQYFKEEEEEEQEEYGTHQEDQLDEDGHEVATQTEQADEMQIKEEQEPVDIDYGYDMNDQDSCDSATTSRAGCLPIDEYGQLADKPKQYICSECGKGFSLYSYLTKHQRCHSDEKPFTCIECGKCFRYKPSLVAHQRVHTGEKPFSCTECGKLFVTKFNLKAHAKVHTGEKPVECPACGRCFSNNPALVKHLRIHTGEKPFSCTVCGKVFASRSCLNAHQVIHTGERPYMCAECGKAFANQSNLISHRIIHTGQKPYICPECGRGFANQSNLAKHKMTHTDHKPFVCIECGNVFARKEGLAKHFERIHKKKLEF